AGAAGTGTGTTATACAAGTGCGGCAATAGTAGACGCGGAAATGAGTCGAgacctatgtatgtatgtactttaattCTTGTAtaagatatacatacatattataCATAAGTATATAAATCTTTAAGTCGAAAAAATTCACATATTTTCACCAAAAGTCTTAAAGTCTTTTCTGTTAccttaaatgaaaaaattttgaccTAAATTGCTACAAAactcatttattaaaataattttcatgaCATAACATAAAAATGAGTTATGTGACAGTGACTAGTTTTTACTACTCATTTTTATGTTATGCCATGACAAGTCCCGGTGTATAAATACGGAAAACTAAGAAAACTCAAATCATTGTTGCAGACATGGCACTACAAGTTTCTGTTTTTCTCGGATTTCTATTACTCAGTAAAATCGTACTGAGCGAGGAGAAAATTCATTTTCAGCAGCTTGCTAAGTTAAATGAAGTCATTACGTCGAGGATAAACCAAACTTTGCTAGACCATAGCCATGATGATGTTAACCCGTACTACAGGAACCTTGAAGTGGCTTTAAAGCTTCCGTTCATGCAGCTCGATGAAAAAATCAAGGCTTACAAGA
This region of Drosophila bipectinata strain 14024-0381.07 chromosome 2L, DbipHiC1v2, whole genome shotgun sequence genomic DNA includes:
- the LOC108131115 gene encoding uncharacterized protein, giving the protein MNRSVLYKCGNSRRGNESRPMYVYMALQVSVFLGFLLLSKIVLSEEKIHFQQLAKLNEVITSRINQTLLDHSHDDVNPYYRNLEVALKLPFMQLDEKIKAYKIFTTQHSKGTYLYEQNVTRPGNESLSRQNYTVFEKKILKFLKKLGIYDDFTARVFKAIFSDDEQLKKLKKKLDELGEDEFNSENDSLWDFIFYLF